The Aestuariirhabdus haliotis region AAGGTGGGTGTGTCGGGAAACAGGCCGTAGAATCGGCTGGCCCGGCGCAAAGCCTGTTCCAGGGTGGTGCAATGGATAATGGCCAGGCTCATCATGGCAAAGCTGCCAGGACTGCTGGGAGCGGGGCCATAGCCACCAAATTCATCGTCCAGTTCATGCCAGATGGTGCGGATCAGGCGGGCGTATTGGGTCGCCGTTACCCGCACGCCCTGTTCTTTGATCAGTTCGGTCGGTAAGCCGGCCTGGTGCAGAATGCTTCGCGCAGAGCGTTGCTTGCGCTCGGCGCCGGCCAGTGCGGCCATAACAAAATGGTGTGGAATGGTGTGGTTCTGCATCAGTGAACGCGGTTATCTATTGGTATCGCACGGCAGTGTGTACGCTTTTGGCGCTATTGGCAACCGAAGCGCCCGTCGGGCCGTATGGGTTCATTATCTCCGATTTGTCTTCAAACTGTCACCGATCTGTCATCTTCGGGCGATAGCGTGAAGCTATGAAACAGAACTCAGCCGCTATCTACTACCGAACCCTCTGGTTGTCCGACATCCATCTGGGCAACAAGGATTGTCATGCCGATTACCTGCTGGACCTGCTCTCTCAGGTGCAGTGTGATCACCTGTATCTGCTGGGTGATATTGTCGATATTCTGGCGTTGAAAAAACGGCTTTACTGGCCGTCCAGCCATTATGAGGTGCTGCGGTGCTTCCAGCGTATGGCGGCCAATGGCACGCGAGTCACCTACATTCCGGGCAATCATGATGCGCCGCTGAGAGACTTCGCCTACGGTGAGTTATTGGGTATCGAAGTCTGCCCGGAAGCGATCCACCAGACAGCAGATGGCAAGCGACTGTTGCTGCTGCACGGGGATGAGTTCGACCATGCCGTGATGTTGCGCAGCATCAATCGGCTAATAGGGCTGCATGCCCATGACCTGGCCGTCTTCCTTAACCGCTGGACGCACCGTGCGCGTCGGTTGCTGGGCATGCCTTACTGGTCCTTTGCCAACTACTTGAAG contains the following coding sequences:
- a CDS encoding UDP-2,3-diacylglucosamine diphosphatase produces the protein MKQNSAAIYYRTLWLSDIHLGNKDCHADYLLDLLSQVQCDHLYLLGDIVDILALKKRLYWPSSHYEVLRCFQRMAANGTRVTYIPGNHDAPLRDFAYGELLGIEVCPEAIHQTADGKRLLLLHGDEFDHAVMLRSINRLIGLHAHDLAVFLNRWTHRARRLLGMPYWSFANYLKEHVKQARDAIESYELLAMRTAAMRGFDGIVCGHIHKPEIRYGTDGQSLYCNTGDWTESCTAMVETLSGELQLLHWSDCQETIRSHHPHAKSVEQDTRALSRGLL